From Phycisphaerae bacterium, the proteins below share one genomic window:
- a CDS encoding flavin reductase family protein, with the protein MYIDLSNTEHSWRAMHRLYLSFAQPRPIAFASTIDEQGRANLAPFSFYNMLSANPPIIVFSPALNRHGQPKDTLRNIRATGEFVIATVTEPIAERMNICSTEFEHGVSEFEKSGLTPLPARKVRPSLIKESPVNIECKLRQIVSLGDQPGAGQAVFGEVLAVHVDEAVLVPGDMICDPLKLQAVARMGGSLYCRSTNTFSLESIRDPAEFVERGPAKIEPYPG; encoded by the coding sequence ATGTACATCGATCTCTCCAACACCGAGCATTCCTGGCGGGCCATGCACCGCCTCTACCTCTCCTTCGCCCAGCCGCGGCCGATCGCCTTCGCCTCGACCATCGACGAGCAGGGGCGGGCGAACCTCGCGCCGTTCTCCTTTTACAACATGCTCTCCGCCAACCCGCCGATCATCGTCTTTTCGCCCGCCCTCAATCGCCACGGCCAACCCAAGGACACCCTCCGCAACATCCGCGCGACCGGCGAGTTCGTCATCGCCACGGTGACCGAGCCGATCGCCGAGCGGATGAACATCTGCAGCACCGAGTTCGAGCACGGCGTCAGCGAGTTTGAAAAGAGCGGTCTCACACCGCTGCCTGCCCGAAAGGTGCGGCCGTCCCTCATCAAAGAGAGCCCGGTCAACATCGAGTGCAAGCTGCGGCAGATCGTCTCACTGGGTGATCAGCCGGGGGCCGGTCAGGCGGTCTTCGGCGAGGTCCTCGCCGTTCACGTCGATGAAGCGGTGCTTGTACCCGGCGACATGATCTGCGACCCGCTCAAGCTCCAGGCCGTCGCCCGCATGGGCGGTTCGCTCTATTGCCGATCCACAAACACTTTTTCACTTGAATCGATCCGCGACCCGGCGGAGTTCGTAGAACGAGGGCCGGCAAAAATTGAGCCGTATCCGGGTTGA
- a CDS encoding RNA methyltransferase, producing MTEIITSTGNPRVKEALRLRGKRGRAEGEHILIDGVREIGRAVEAGIGIDEVFFCDAILAGDDAAALLKSIAAGGSRVTQVSETVFDKIRYGDRTGGLVTIAQRPRRALDDLRLSSNPLVAVLERLEKPGNLGAIVRTADAAGVEAILVIDPETDLYGPNVIRASLGTIFCLPVVEAEVDAAIAWIKKRNLAMIAATPEGAAVYTDVDFRGPVALVFGSEAKGLSTTWRKPNVTLATVPMRGRADSLNVATTAALFFYEALRQRGAVQ from the coding sequence ATGACCGAGATCATCACCAGTACCGGCAACCCGCGCGTCAAAGAAGCGCTCCGCCTGCGCGGCAAGCGCGGCCGGGCGGAGGGCGAGCACATCCTTATCGACGGAGTGCGCGAGATCGGCCGGGCGGTCGAGGCAGGCATCGGCATCGATGAAGTTTTTTTCTGCGACGCAATCCTGGCCGGAGATGACGCCGCCGCCTTGCTGAAGAGCATTGCGGCCGGCGGGTCGCGCGTCACGCAAGTCAGCGAAACCGTCTTCGACAAAATCCGTTATGGCGACCGGACGGGAGGACTGGTAACAATTGCTCAGCGTCCCAGGCGGGCGCTCGATGATCTGCGGCTATCCTCGAATCCGCTCGTAGCCGTCCTCGAAAGGTTGGAAAAGCCCGGCAACCTCGGCGCGATCGTCCGCACGGCCGATGCGGCGGGCGTCGAGGCCATCCTTGTCATTGACCCCGAGACCGACCTCTACGGCCCGAACGTCATCCGCGCGAGCCTCGGGACAATCTTCTGCTTGCCCGTGGTGGAAGCAGAAGTGGATGCGGCGATTGCATGGATTAAAAAGCGCAATCTCGCGATGATCGCAGCCACTCCGGAGGGTGCAGCAGTTTATACCGATGTTGATTTCCGCGGTCCCGTCGCGCTGGTCTTCGGCTCGGAGGCTAAGGGGCTCTCGACCACATGGCGAAAACCGAACGTGACACTGGCTACCGTCCCGATGCGCGGCCGGGCCGACAGCCTGAACGTCGCGACGACGGCGGCCCTGTTTTTCTATGAGGCCCTGCGTCAGCGAGGCGCGGTACAATGA
- a CDS encoding acylphosphatase — protein MIRRTVLFSGRVQGVGFRYTTCGVAEDYAVTGYVRNLTDGRVETVVEGDTSEVERFLTALKAEMASYIRDVQQHDGPAAGEFRRFEVRF, from the coding sequence ATGATCCGGCGAACGGTCCTCTTTTCCGGCCGCGTTCAGGGCGTGGGTTTCCGTTATACGACCTGTGGCGTTGCCGAGGATTACGCCGTCACCGGTTATGTCAGAAACCTCACGGACGGTCGTGTGGAAACCGTCGTCGAGGGCGACACATCCGAGGTCGAACGATTCCTGACGGCATTGAAGGCGGAGATGGCAAGTTATATCCGGGATGTGCAGCAGCACGATGGCCCGGCCGCGGGCGAGTTTCGCCGTTTTGAAGTCCGCTTTTGA
- a CDS encoding DUF3185 domain-containing protein, producing the protein MDKSSALVIGMVLIVLGLVGLGWNRITYFEEDTIVDVGPVRVTATEEKEIPLAPILGGVAVAGGVALLVTGARKT; encoded by the coding sequence ATGGACAAATCAAGCGCGCTGGTAATTGGTATGGTGCTTATCGTGCTGGGCCTGGTCGGGCTCGGATGGAACCGGATCACCTATTTTGAAGAGGACACGATCGTGGACGTCGGGCCGGTCAGGGTGACGGCAACCGAGGAAAAGGAGATCCCGTTGGCGCCCATCCTGGGTGGTGTGGCCGTGGCGGGCGGGGTGGCGCTTCTTGTTACAGGAGCGCGAAAGACCTAG
- a CDS encoding NUDIX domain-containing protein has product MPIRSAGILLYRRGPAGLEVFLAHLGGPYFARKDEHAWSIPKGVINPGEPALAAAQREFREETGLMPTGRFHELKPVRQAGGKVIHAWAVEGDCEPAALRSNTFEIEWPPRSGLKQSFPEVDRAGWFTVEEARLKMIKGQIALLDELQIVLSARCSTQGPMDSENQPTKTKP; this is encoded by the coding sequence ATGCCGATTCGCAGTGCGGGGATTCTGCTGTACCGGCGAGGGCCGGCCGGTCTCGAGGTGTTCCTTGCACATCTCGGGGGACCGTATTTTGCCAGGAAAGACGAGCACGCCTGGTCGATCCCCAAGGGAGTTATTAACCCGGGGGAGCCGGCGCTCGCCGCCGCGCAGCGCGAGTTTCGGGAAGAGACCGGCCTCATGCCGACCGGCCGGTTTCACGAACTGAAGCCCGTGCGACAGGCCGGGGGAAAGGTGATCCATGCATGGGCGGTCGAGGGCGACTGCGAGCCCGCCGCGCTCCGCAGTAACACGTTCGAAATCGAATGGCCGCCGCGCTCGGGTCTTAAGCAATCCTTTCCCGAAGTCGACCGGGCCGGTTGGTTCACCGTCGAGGAGGCTCGCTTAAAGATGATCAAGGGCCAAATAGCGCTATTGGATGAATTGCAAATCGTCCTCTCGGCGCGCTGTTCAACTCAGGGGCCGATGGATTCTGAGAATCAACCCACCAAGACGAAACCTTGA
- a CDS encoding DUF4382 domain-containing protein has translation MFKRTFRYAIAPLLFGAVSLLGCMAFPSNFGATGKLVLQVTDKPFPVDFIAEALVTVTRVEVRQASEDENAEDGFVVIFEGERTLDLLDLRNGRTDLLAEADIPVGMYDQMRLVVTEGHITLTDDSEFDLKVPSGESSGIKLNFEFEIVEDEELVLLLDVDLSRAFSAIPSGHIDDVSTITGFHFHPAFAMRLISVLEAGQITGIVNDNADPANPVANALVTAFKDDVEVTSTVTEADGAFTLMGLPTGTYRVEFSATGFDDLTVNDVEVMAGETTDLGAVVMTPTPP, from the coding sequence ATGTTCAAAAGAACCTTCCGGTACGCGATCGCCCCGCTATTATTCGGTGCTGTTTCCTTACTCGGTTGCATGGCCTTTCCGTCGAACTTCGGGGCCACGGGCAAACTCGTCCTGCAGGTGACCGACAAGCCCTTTCCCGTCGATTTCATCGCCGAGGCCCTCGTGACCGTCACGCGGGTCGAGGTGCGGCAGGCGTCGGAGGACGAAAACGCCGAAGATGGATTCGTCGTCATCTTCGAGGGAGAGCGAACGCTCGATCTGCTTGACCTCCGCAATGGTCGCACCGATCTCCTGGCCGAAGCCGACATCCCCGTCGGCATGTACGACCAGATGCGGCTCGTCGTGACGGAGGGCCACATCACGTTGACCGATGACAGCGAATTCGATCTCAAGGTCCCTAGCGGCGAGTCATCGGGGATCAAGTTGAATTTCGAGTTTGAGATCGTCGAGGACGAGGAGCTGGTCCTGCTGCTGGACGTCGACCTCAGCCGCGCCTTCTCGGCCATCCCCAGCGGTCACATCGATGATGTCAGCACGATTACCGGTTTCCACTTCCATCCCGCCTTCGCCATGCGGCTGATCAGCGTGCTGGAGGCCGGTCAGATCACCGGAATCGTCAACGACAACGCGGATCCGGCCAATCCCGTTGCCAACGCCCTGGTCACGGCCTTCAAGGACGATGTAGAAGTCACCAGCACCGTGACCGAAGCGGACGGCGCGTTCACCCTGATGGGCCTTCCCACCGGCACCTACCGCGTCGAGTTCTCCGCCACCGGCTTCGACGACCTGACGGTCAACGACGTCGAAGTCATGGCCGGCGAAACGACAGACCTGGGCGCGGTGGTAATGACGCCGACACCGCCGTGA
- a CDS encoding zinc dependent phospholipase C family protein: MLLESTFWADALFRSARVPGGNVVRIRQRRVSVALAALVVLVLCSDAFAWGPATHVKLASDLLSNLWLLPAAVGGLIARHRRYFVYGNVATDTVLAKKMSQVKQVCHLWSTGMSLLEKAETEEGKAFAYGYLAHLAADTVAHNKFLPRQMAVSRSTISFGHLYWEIRADTPIGRPNWMELRTSLRGRYPEPEVLLESHLQSTLLSYRTNRFLFKRMNLLASERSWRKSVEFWSRLSRYPIESDLLGMYHAESLGRTVDVLTNGAASAVLHEDPNGNLALGYARAQRRQLRQMKRARLPHEHIILEATQVHAPSAGAAKILLR; encoded by the coding sequence ATGTTGCTAGAATCCACTTTCTGGGCGGACGCCCTTTTTCGCAGCGCCCGCGTGCCGGGAGGGAATGTCGTGAGGATTCGTCAGCGTCGCGTCTCGGTCGCATTGGCCGCCCTCGTTGTGCTCGTTCTGTGTTCGGATGCCTTTGCCTGGGGGCCGGCGACACACGTCAAGCTCGCGTCAGATCTCCTTTCGAATCTCTGGCTGCTGCCCGCCGCGGTGGGGGGACTGATTGCCCGTCATCGGCGTTATTTCGTCTACGGCAATGTCGCGACCGACACGGTTTTGGCCAAGAAGATGAGCCAAGTCAAACAGGTGTGCCACCTGTGGTCGACGGGGATGTCGCTCCTGGAGAAGGCCGAGACGGAGGAAGGCAAGGCGTTTGCGTACGGGTACCTCGCGCACCTGGCGGCGGATACCGTCGCGCATAACAAGTTCCTTCCGCGACAGATGGCCGTCAGTCGCTCGACGATTTCCTTCGGGCACCTTTACTGGGAGATCCGGGCGGACACCCCGATCGGGCGGCCCAATTGGATGGAGCTGCGGACGTCGCTTCGCGGCCGTTACCCCGAGCCGGAGGTGCTGCTGGAATCGCATCTGCAAAGTACGCTGCTTTCCTATCGCACGAATCGGTTCCTGTTCAAGCGGATGAACCTGTTGGCGTCGGAGCGGTCGTGGCGCAAGTCCGTCGAGTTTTGGAGCCGCTTGTCGCGCTACCCGATCGAATCGGATTTGTTGGGGATGTACCACGCGGAGTCTCTGGGCCGGACGGTCGATGTCTTGACGAACGGGGCGGCGTCGGCCGTGTTGCATGAAGATCCCAATGGCAACCTCGCGCTGGGATATGCGCGGGCGCAGCGTCGGCAGTTACGCCAAATGAAGCGGGCGCGGCTTCCGCACGAGCACATCATCCTCGAGGCGACGCAGGTCCACGCGCCCTCTGCCGGAGCAGCGAAGATTCTGCTGCGCTAG
- the purF gene encoding amidophosphoribosyltransferase — MAKGPILRQFSPSLNRDAGLPQFGHDSVRHHCGLFGIYDHADAAGLTYLGIYAQQHRGQESAGICTVHDGQILRHAGLGLVTNVFDESALARLKGSSAIGHVRYSTTGACRDVNCQPLLVQCRGGQVAVAHNGNLTNAAALRRHYEEQGAIFQTTSDTEVILHLLASPTFADAPDPLAAVLRELQGAYCLLFIYPDRIEAARDPYGLRPLCLGRTEDGAFVVASETCALDMVDAEYVRDVAPGEIVTLSDSGLSTRWFVEPARIRPAYCIFEQVYFADPSSDVFGQNAHAFRVALGRQLARESPADADLVIPVPNCARCAAIGYSEESGLPRERGFTTSHYAGRSFIMPTQQQRDLAVKMKLNVIREAVRGKRLVVVEDSVVRGTTTRGKMGALRKAGVKEIHLRVASPPIRHPCYFGIDFPDQKELVATGRSVDAIRDYLEVDSLSYLSLEGMLSCAKHAPTHYCTACFSGTYPMTVEGRVSKLGFERQPTPAAADY; from the coding sequence ATGGCAAAAGGACCGATCCTCCGACAGTTCAGCCCATCGTTGAACCGGGACGCCGGTCTGCCCCAATTCGGACACGACAGCGTTAGGCACCATTGCGGCCTCTTCGGCATCTACGACCACGCCGATGCCGCCGGACTGACCTATCTCGGCATCTACGCCCAGCAGCATCGCGGTCAGGAGTCCGCGGGCATCTGCACTGTCCACGACGGCCAGATCCTCCGCCACGCCGGCCTTGGCCTGGTGACCAACGTTTTCGACGAATCCGCCCTCGCCCGGTTGAAAGGTTCGAGCGCGATCGGCCATGTGCGGTACTCGACGACCGGCGCCTGCCGCGACGTGAATTGCCAGCCGTTGCTCGTCCAATGCCGCGGAGGTCAGGTCGCCGTCGCGCATAACGGAAACCTCACCAACGCCGCCGCACTCCGTCGGCATTATGAGGAGCAAGGGGCGATCTTCCAGACCACGAGCGACACGGAAGTCATTCTCCACCTGCTCGCCAGCCCGACCTTCGCCGACGCGCCGGACCCGCTGGCCGCCGTCCTTCGCGAGCTTCAGGGGGCGTACTGTCTCCTGTTTATCTATCCCGATCGCATTGAGGCCGCCCGCGATCCGTACGGATTGCGACCGCTGTGCCTGGGCCGCACGGAGGACGGCGCCTTCGTCGTGGCCAGCGAGACGTGCGCGTTGGATATGGTGGATGCGGAGTACGTGCGCGATGTGGCCCCGGGGGAGATCGTCACCCTTAGCGACAGCGGGCTATCGACACGTTGGTTCGTGGAGCCGGCGCGGATCCGGCCGGCGTATTGCATCTTCGAGCAGGTCTATTTTGCCGATCCGTCGAGCGACGTCTTCGGCCAGAATGCGCACGCGTTTCGCGTCGCACTCGGCCGGCAGCTCGCTCGGGAGTCCCCCGCCGACGCGGATCTGGTGATCCCGGTGCCAAACTGCGCCCGCTGCGCCGCGATCGGTTACAGCGAAGAAAGCGGGCTCCCTCGCGAGCGCGGCTTCACGACGAGCCACTACGCGGGCCGTAGTTTTATCATGCCGACCCAGCAGCAGCGCGATCTCGCGGTAAAGATGAAGCTCAACGTGATTCGCGAGGCCGTCCGCGGCAAGCGGCTCGTCGTCGTGGAGGATTCGGTCGTCCGCGGCACGACGACCCGCGGCAAGATGGGCGCACTGCGGAAGGCGGGCGTGAAGGAGATCCACCTCCGCGTCGCCAGCCCGCCGATCCGCCATCCCTGCTACTTCGGCATCGATTTTCCCGACCAGAAGGAACTCGTCGCCACCGGGCGGAGCGTGGATGCGATTCGCGACTACCTCGAAGTCGATTCACTTTCCTACCTTTCCCTTGAAGGGATGCTCTCCTGTGCTAAGCACGCACCGACGCACTATTGCACGGCCTGCTTCTCGGGGACTTACCCGATGACGGTCGAAGGGCGCGTCAGCAAGTTGGGCTTCGAGCGGCAGCCGACTCCCGCCGCCGCCGACTACTGA
- the rho gene encoding transcription termination factor Rho, with translation MDHQDQTVAGTLELNESGTGFLRDPARNYAVGPNDAQVPREAAKRFNLRGGETLKCLASRGKKGRGPLTVVRILEISGKPPEAYGAVKPFDELQVIHPTQILRFETPGGPGSTRIVDLLAPIGKGQRGLIVAPPRTGKTVLLKQMAEGIRANHPEIFLMMLLIDERPEEVTEMKQIVLKEGSGWRHGAPEVVYSSNDHDAKSHARIARLMIEKAKRHVEQGEDVLILLDSLTRLGRAFNQLVGSSGRTMTGGLDIRALEHPKQMFGSARKIENGGSLTIIASVLIETGSRMDDFIFQEFKGTGNMELVLSRELANYRIWPAMNLSESGTRKEELLLGQSTYDKMSRVRRRLLSMTPQKQMETMLEELGKYSTNKEFVDRLA, from the coding sequence ATGGATCATCAAGATCAGACGGTCGCAGGAACATTGGAGCTAAATGAGAGCGGAACGGGGTTTCTGCGCGATCCCGCACGTAATTACGCCGTCGGCCCCAACGACGCCCAGGTCCCGCGCGAAGCAGCCAAACGTTTTAATCTCCGCGGCGGCGAGACGCTCAAGTGTCTGGCCAGCCGGGGCAAAAAAGGACGAGGCCCGCTGACGGTCGTGCGAATCCTGGAGATCAGCGGTAAACCGCCGGAGGCCTATGGCGCGGTTAAGCCGTTCGACGAACTGCAGGTCATACATCCCACGCAAATCCTCCGCTTCGAGACTCCCGGCGGGCCCGGTTCAACGCGGATCGTCGACCTGTTGGCGCCGATCGGCAAAGGGCAGCGCGGGCTGATCGTCGCGCCGCCGCGGACCGGCAAGACCGTGCTGCTCAAACAGATGGCCGAGGGGATTCGCGCCAACCATCCCGAGATCTTCCTGATGATGCTGCTCATCGACGAGCGGCCGGAAGAAGTGACGGAGATGAAGCAAATCGTCCTTAAGGAGGGTTCCGGCTGGCGACACGGCGCGCCCGAGGTCGTCTATTCCAGCAACGATCACGACGCCAAGAGCCATGCCCGCATCGCCCGGCTCATGATCGAGAAGGCCAAGCGCCACGTCGAGCAGGGCGAGGATGTGCTCATCCTCCTCGACTCGCTCACGCGGTTGGGACGGGCGTTCAATCAACTCGTCGGATCCAGCGGCCGGACCATGACCGGCGGGCTGGACATCCGCGCGCTGGAGCATCCCAAGCAGATGTTTGGCTCAGCGCGCAAAATCGAGAACGGCGGCAGCCTGACGATCATCGCCTCCGTCTTGATTGAGACCGGTAGCCGCATGGACGACTTCATCTTCCAGGAATTTAAGGGCACGGGGAACATGGAATTGGTCCTCTCGCGTGAGCTGGCGAACTATCGCATCTGGCCCGCCATGAACTTGTCGGAATCCGGCACGCGCAAAGAGGAATTGCTTCTGGGTCAGTCGACGTACGACAAGATGTCGCGCGTCCGACGCCGGCTGCTTTCCATGACGCCTCAAAAGCAGATGGAGACGATGCTGGAGGAACTGGGCAAGTATTCGACGAACAAGGAGTTCGTCGATCGGCTCGCATAA
- a CDS encoding RDD family protein, protein MAEVSEFVYYRQQDYARVIRRLPSMIVDLGVLVLMIAIITSAVQAVYVPGSVIKMPRSPERNRLLAQYWRPVQKQTLLVCAAVAAGYHIALRRTRGGTLGYRLLGIRLIDATGRPPSWKALVKRFLIAVPLFFFFAATYWGCFQNPRRQALHDTFCSTWLVRKSAQPAGPARPVHQAKLLGPWLLTFMDVEPDQDADRAGALENSES, encoded by the coding sequence ATGGCCGAGGTTTCCGAATTCGTCTATTACCGCCAACAGGATTACGCGCGAGTCATTCGCCGCCTCCCCAGCATGATCGTCGATCTCGGCGTGCTGGTGCTCATGATCGCGATCATTACCAGCGCCGTTCAAGCCGTCTACGTCCCAGGCTCCGTCATCAAGATGCCCAGGTCGCCCGAACGGAATCGACTCCTGGCTCAGTATTGGCGACCGGTCCAGAAACAGACGCTGCTCGTTTGCGCCGCCGTCGCCGCCGGCTACCACATCGCCCTTCGCCGAACGCGTGGCGGCACCCTCGGCTATCGGCTCCTCGGCATCCGGCTTATCGACGCGACCGGTCGCCCGCCCTCGTGGAAGGCGCTCGTCAAACGCTTCCTGATCGCCGTGCCGCTGTTCTTTTTCTTCGCCGCGACGTACTGGGGCTGCTTTCAGAATCCTCGCCGCCAAGCCCTTCACGATACCTTTTGCAGCACGTGGCTCGTCCGAAAAAGCGCCCAGCCCGCCGGACCGGCTCGGCCCGTCCATCAGGCCAAGCTCCTCGGACCCTGGCTCTTAACGTTCATGGATGTCGAGCCGGATCAGGACGCCGACCGTGCGGGAGCGCTGGAAAACTCCGAGTCCTGA
- a CDS encoding SUMF1/EgtB/PvdO family nonheme iron enzyme, protein MAHRRGLSEFRSRLVSVGGCFAIVIASIAADASADVFNMPGQTSLSLVPVGNPGNPNDVVWSQGFRFGGVSYAYNIGRFEVTVAQYAEFLNAVAVTDTYSLYDPNMASNLNSGGIARTGPSGSYSYDVFGAPNHPVTFVSWGDAARFANWLSNGQPMGLQDTNTTEDGSYTMNGAIFNPELQMVLRNTDARFVVPSENEWYKAAYYDPTPGAGGNNYWLYPMRTDSVPYSDQPPGLDAPIPAITGNFKKDDGLVNGYDDGFAVTGSTVYLSTQNYLTDVGAYIASMSYYETFDQGGNITEWTDTRTSSISRNIRGGDWFNNESQMRASNRTGAAAEAGSSNLGFRIAEIPVPEPSSISLIGFGLFLASAVRRRFYPSGFARISSSRR, encoded by the coding sequence GTGGCACACCGGCGCGGACTCTCTGAATTCAGATCACGACTCGTATCCGTCGGCGGGTGTTTCGCTATCGTAATTGCATCGATTGCTGCCGACGCGTCGGCCGACGTGTTCAACATGCCCGGACAAACGAGCTTGTCCCTGGTACCGGTCGGTAATCCCGGAAACCCAAATGACGTAGTGTGGTCTCAAGGGTTTCGTTTCGGTGGAGTCAGCTATGCGTACAACATCGGCCGGTTTGAGGTTACGGTAGCTCAGTATGCCGAGTTCCTGAACGCGGTTGCTGTCACGGACACTTATTCGCTGTACGATCCAAATATGGCGAGTAATCTCAATTCTGGTGGGATCGCACGAACCGGACCAAGCGGAAGCTATAGCTATGACGTTTTTGGAGCACCAAACCATCCGGTAACTTTCGTGAGTTGGGGAGATGCGGCGCGCTTTGCCAATTGGCTATCGAACGGACAGCCAATGGGCTTGCAAGACACGAACACGACGGAGGACGGCTCGTATACGATGAATGGGGCGATCTTCAATCCTGAACTTCAGATGGTCTTGCGTAACACCGACGCACGTTTTGTGGTGCCTTCGGAAAATGAATGGTATAAAGCCGCCTATTACGATCCCACCCCCGGCGCAGGAGGCAATAACTATTGGCTTTATCCCATGCGCACGGATTCGGTGCCCTATAGCGACCAGCCTCCCGGCCTTGATGCCCCGATTCCTGCGATTACGGGCAATTTCAAGAAGGACGACGGATTGGTGAACGGGTATGACGATGGTTTTGCCGTCACGGGTTCAACGGTCTATTTGTCGACTCAGAATTATTTGACGGATGTTGGAGCGTACATAGCATCGATGAGCTATTACGAAACATTCGATCAAGGAGGAAATATTACGGAGTGGACAGACACGCGAACGTCGTCGATCTCACGCAATATTCGAGGCGGCGACTGGTTTAATAACGAGAGTCAAATGCGTGCCTCTAATCGGACCGGCGCGGCGGCAGAAGCCGGCTCGTCCAATCTCGGATTCCGTATTGCCGAGATCCCTGTCCCCGAGCCATCTTCGATCTCCCTGATCGGGTTCGGTTTGTTTCTCGCCAGCGCCGTGCGCCGACGCTTTTATCCATCCGGATTCGCCCGGATTTCTTCGAGCCGCCGCTGA
- a CDS encoding Hsp20/alpha crystallin family protein has protein sequence MPNIPFPSDLPFSLHNVRKEFDQLLDRVWHVGLTTAPLDGQDWAPSMDVIDEPDRYRVRVEVAGMGAEDIDVTILSNALTIKGCKATNIPPGEEPRMLRSECRYGGFKRKYEFPTDVQEDGVSATCKNGVLELLIPKKPEARGRSVKVSAGGA, from the coding sequence ATGCCGAATATTCCATTTCCCAGCGACCTGCCGTTTTCCTTGCACAACGTCCGCAAGGAGTTTGACCAACTGCTTGACCGCGTCTGGCACGTCGGCCTGACGACCGCGCCGCTCGATGGGCAGGATTGGGCCCCGTCGATGGACGTGATCGACGAGCCCGACCGCTATCGCGTCCGCGTCGAGGTGGCGGGGATGGGCGCCGAGGACATCGATGTCACGATTCTGAGTAACGCCCTGACGATCAAGGGCTGCAAAGCAACGAACATCCCCCCCGGCGAAGAGCCGCGAATGCTCCGCTCAGAATGCCGTTATGGCGGCTTCAAGCGAAAATACGAGTTCCCCACGGATGTGCAGGAAGATGGCGTGTCGGCGACGTGCAAGAACGGTGTTCTTGAACTGCTGATCCCCAAGAAGCCGGAGGCGCGCGGTCGGTCGGTCAAAGTGAGCGCGGGCGGCGCGTGA
- a CDS encoding fumarylacetoacetate hydrolase family protein — protein sequence MKLCQFYSSDQDRHTDLARRIPIAARLGVLLQGKIVDITDRAAKHHDIKSAEYAGVLTAAVAAGEEWGALRKEIAALSGKDGVAPESVFFGPCVLRPSQYLDFYAFEKHVMTMRKQRGFDFIVPEWYEIPAYYNSNPTSMIGHGMTAFYPTGEDRMDYECELACVIGKPIRNATIESARGAIAGYTILNDLSARARQKKAMPINMGPSPGKDFASALGPYLVTPDEIRNLDDVSMRAFVNGEQWTDGKYGTVKHRFEAMIAFASAARTLFPGDVLGSGTVGGGCGAELQKFLKSGDTVRLEMDGLGVLENRVKHEN from the coding sequence ATGAAGCTCTGTCAGTTTTATTCATCCGACCAGGATCGCCACACAGATTTAGCGCGGCGAATTCCCATCGCCGCACGGCTCGGCGTACTGTTGCAAGGAAAGATTGTCGATATCACCGACCGCGCGGCAAAACACCACGACATCAAGTCCGCCGAGTATGCCGGTGTCCTGACAGCGGCCGTCGCGGCGGGGGAGGAGTGGGGGGCGCTTCGCAAGGAGATCGCCGCCCTGTCGGGCAAGGACGGTGTCGCGCCCGAGTCCGTCTTCTTCGGCCCGTGCGTTCTCCGCCCGTCGCAGTATCTGGATTTCTACGCCTTCGAGAAGCACGTCATGACCATGCGCAAGCAGCGCGGCTTCGATTTCATTGTGCCCGAGTGGTACGAGATCCCCGCCTACTACAACTCCAACCCGACGAGCATGATCGGTCACGGCATGACCGCGTTTTACCCGACGGGCGAGGACCGGATGGACTACGAGTGCGAACTGGCCTGCGTGATCGGCAAGCCGATTCGCAACGCGACAATCGAATCGGCCCGCGGCGCGATTGCGGGCTACACGATCCTGAACGACCTCTCCGCCCGCGCGCGGCAGAAGAAGGCCATGCCGATCAACATGGGCCCCTCGCCGGGCAAGGACTTCGCCAGCGCCCTGGGGCCGTACCTCGTGACGCCCGACGAGATTCGCAATCTTGACGACGTCTCGATGCGGGCCTTCGTGAACGGCGAGCAGTGGACCGACGGCAAGTACGGCACCGTCAAGCACCGCTTCGAAGCCATGATCGCCTTCGCCAGCGCCGCCCGCACGCTCTTCCCCGGCGACGTACTCGGCAGCGGCACGGTCGGCGGCGGCTGCGGCGCGGAGCTACAGAAGTTTCTGAAGTCGGGAGATACGGTGCGGTTGGAGATGGACGGTCTCGGCGTGTTGGAAAACAGGGTGAAACACGAGAATTAG